The following are from one region of the Mycolicibacterium diernhoferi genome:
- a CDS encoding UPF0182 family protein, which yields MGMRPAARMPQLTGRSRVLIGVAVAVVLLLLVGPRFIDGYVDWLFFGELGYRSVFTTVLFTRIVLFLVVALLIAAVVFGAMTLAYRTRPVFVPTAGPNDPVARYRTTVMSRLRLFGIGIPAFIGLLAGIVAQSYWPQVQLFLHGGEFGITDPQFGIDLGFYAFQLPFYRLVLTYLFVAVFLAFVANLLGHYLFGGIRLSGRTGALSRAARIQLIALAGTLVLLKAVAYWLDRYELLSNTRAGKPFTGAGYTDINAVLPAKLILLAIAVICAVAVFSALVLRDLRIPAIGLVLLLLSSLVVGAGWPLIVEQFSVKPNAAQKESEYISRSIAATRHAYGLTDDVVSYRDYSGDAAATAQQVAADRATTSNIRLLDPTIVSPAFTQFQQGKNFYNFPDQLSMDRYVGPDGQIRDYVVAARELNPDRLIDNQRDWINRHTVYTHGNGFVASPANTVRGIANDPNQNGGYPEFLASVVGANGTVVSPGPAPLDQPRIYFGPVIASATDDYAIVGKNGDVDREYDYETNTETKNYTYQGSGGVPIGNWFARGVFAAKFAERNFLLSNVIGENSKLLFNRDPAKRVEAVAPWLDTDNGMYPAIVNKRMVWIVDGYTTLDNYPYSELTTLSSATIDSNEVAVNRLLLDKQVSYIRNSVKATVDAYDGTVTLYAQDEDDPVLKAWMSVFPGTVKPKSEISEDLQAHLRYPEDLFKVQRALLAKYHVDDPVKFFTNADFWDVPLDPNPTASSFQPPYYIVAQDLVEQNGSASFQLTSAMNWIRRDFLAAYISASSDPDTYGKLTVLTVPGQVNGPKLAFNAISTDTAVSTELGQIGRDGQNRIRWGNLLTLPIGNGGLLYVAPIYASPGSSDAASSYPRLIRVAMMYNDKVGYGPTVRDALDEIFGAGAGATATGPAPAPGQPAARPPAQSTANPQAVPQQGTAPAAPPPAAAVPSGPVELSGAKAAALAEVNAALDNMQQAQTGGNFAEFGEALQRLDDAMNKYREAK from the coding sequence TTGGGTATGCGGCCCGCGGCGAGAATGCCGCAGCTGACAGGTCGGAGCCGGGTTCTCATCGGCGTCGCGGTAGCTGTTGTCCTGCTGTTGTTGGTGGGGCCACGCTTCATCGACGGCTATGTCGACTGGTTGTTCTTCGGCGAACTCGGCTATCGCTCGGTGTTCACCACGGTGCTGTTCACCCGCATCGTGCTGTTCCTGGTGGTGGCGTTGTTGATCGCCGCGGTGGTGTTCGGCGCGATGACGCTGGCCTACCGCACCCGCCCGGTGTTCGTGCCGACCGCCGGGCCCAACGACCCGGTGGCCCGCTACCGGACCACCGTGATGAGCCGGCTGCGGCTGTTCGGCATCGGCATCCCGGCGTTCATCGGCCTGCTGGCCGGGATCGTGGCGCAGAGCTACTGGCCGCAGGTGCAGCTGTTCCTGCACGGCGGTGAGTTCGGGATCACCGACCCGCAGTTCGGGATCGACCTCGGCTTCTACGCCTTCCAGTTGCCCTTCTACCGGCTGGTGCTGACCTACCTGTTCGTGGCGGTGTTCCTGGCTTTCGTCGCGAACCTGTTGGGCCACTACCTGTTCGGCGGTATCCGGTTGTCCGGTCGCACCGGCGCGCTCAGCCGGGCCGCCCGTATCCAGTTGATCGCGCTGGCCGGCACCCTGGTGCTGCTCAAGGCGGTCGCCTACTGGCTGGACCGTTATGAACTGCTGAGCAACACCCGCGCCGGAAAGCCGTTCACCGGTGCCGGCTACACCGACATCAACGCGGTGCTGCCCGCCAAGCTGATCCTGCTGGCCATCGCGGTGATCTGCGCGGTGGCGGTGTTCTCCGCGCTGGTGCTGCGGGATCTGCGGATCCCGGCCATCGGCCTGGTGCTGCTGCTGCTGTCCTCTCTGGTGGTGGGTGCGGGCTGGCCGCTGATCGTCGAGCAGTTCAGCGTCAAGCCGAATGCCGCGCAGAAGGAGAGCGAGTACATCAGCCGCAGTATCGCGGCGACCAGACACGCCTACGGGTTGACCGATGATGTGGTCAGCTACCGCGACTACAGCGGTGATGCCGCGGCCACGGCCCAGCAGGTCGCCGCCGACCGGGCCACCACCTCGAACATCCGTCTGCTGGACCCGACGATCGTCAGCCCGGCGTTCACCCAGTTCCAGCAGGGCAAGAACTTCTACAACTTCCCCGACCAGCTCTCGATGGACCGCTACGTCGGGCCGGACGGTCAGATCCGCGACTACGTGGTGGCCGCCCGTGAACTCAACCCGGACCGGCTGATCGACAACCAGCGGGACTGGATCAACCGGCACACGGTGTACACGCACGGCAACGGGTTCGTCGCCTCGCCTGCCAACACCGTGCGCGGCATCGCCAACGATCCGAACCAGAACGGCGGTTACCCGGAGTTCCTGGCCAGTGTGGTCGGCGCCAACGGCACCGTGGTCTCCCCGGGCCCGGCTCCGCTGGACCAGCCGCGCATCTACTTCGGCCCGGTGATCGCCAGCGCGACCGACGATTACGCGATCGTCGGCAAGAACGGTGACGTCGACCGTGAGTACGACTACGAGACCAACACCGAGACCAAGAACTACACCTATCAGGGCAGTGGCGGCGTGCCGATCGGCAACTGGTTCGCCCGCGGTGTGTTCGCGGCGAAGTTCGCCGAGCGGAACTTCCTACTGTCCAACGTGATCGGCGAGAACAGCAAGCTGCTGTTCAACCGTGATCCGGCGAAGCGGGTCGAGGCGGTGGCGCCCTGGCTGGACACCGACAACGGCATGTACCCGGCGATCGTCAACAAGCGGATGGTGTGGATCGTCGACGGCTACACCACGCTGGACAACTACCCGTACTCCGAGCTCACCACGCTGTCGAGCGCCACCATCGACTCCAACGAGGTGGCGGTCAACCGGCTGCTGCTGGACAAGCAGGTGTCCTACATCCGCAACTCGGTGAAGGCCACCGTCGACGCCTATGACGGCACCGTCACGCTGTACGCGCAGGACGAGGACGATCCGGTCCTGAAGGCGTGGATGTCGGTGTTCCCCGGCACGGTGAAGCCCAAGTCCGAGATCTCCGAGGATCTGCAGGCCCACCTGCGCTACCCGGAGGACCTGTTCAAGGTGCAGCGCGCGCTGCTGGCCAAGTACCACGTCGACGATCCGGTGAAGTTCTTCACCAACGCCGACTTCTGGGACGTGCCACTGGATCCCAACCCGACGGCCAGCAGTTTCCAGCCGCCGTACTACATCGTCGCGCAGGATCTGGTGGAGCAGAACGGCTCGGCCTCGTTCCAGCTGACCAGCGCGATGAACTGGATCCGCCGAGACTTCCTGGCGGCCTACATCAGTGCGAGCTCTGATCCGGACACCTACGGCAAGCTCACGGTGCTGACCGTGCCCGGTCAGGTCAACGGTCCGAAGCTGGCCTTCAACGCCATCAGTACCGACACCGCGGTCTCCACCGAGTTGGGTCAGATCGGTCGTGACGGCCAGAACCGCATCCGGTGGGGCAACCTGCTCACGCTGCCGATCGGCAACGGCGGATTGCTCTACGTGGCACCGATCTACGCATCGCCGGGCAGCAGCGACGCGGCCTCGTCCTACCCGCGTCTGATCCGCGTGGCGATGATGTACAACGACAAGGTCGGTTACGGCCCGACGGTCCGCGACGCGCTGGATGAGATCTTCGGCGCCGGAGCGGGTGCCACGGCCACGGGTCCCGCGCCCGCGCCCGGGCAGCCGGCCGCGCGGCCGCCCGCCCAGTCCACGGCCAACCCGCAGGCTGTACCGCAGCAGGGCACCGCGCCCGCCGCGCCGCCGCCGGCTGCCGCGGTCCCGTCCGGGCCCGTGGAGCTCTCGGGTGCGAAGGCCGCTGCGCTGGCAGAGGTCAACGCCGCGCTGGACAACATGCAGCAGGCGCAGACCGGCGGCAACTTCGCCGAGTTCGGTGAGGCGCTGCAGCGCCTCGACGACGCGATGAACAAGTATCGCGAGGCTAAGTAG
- a CDS encoding FAD-binding oxidoreductase: MTLAESVDERALSTLPDHVSALVALPGEPGYERCTPWNVAVPVRPAAVVFATSAHHVAEAVRFAAAHGLKVAVQATGHGAVPVGEDAILVQTGAMTDCVVDLQTRVARVGAGARWQHVLDAAAPHGLAPLCGSSPSVGVVGFLTGGGVGPLVRSVGVSSDYVRSFDLVTGTGELLHVTPEAHPDLFWGLRGGKSTLGIVTAMEFELLPVSEFYGGALYFDGVDAPAVLRTWQEWSLSLPETINTSIALQQLPPLPGVPEPLAGRLTVAVRYTALDDFAEGAALLAPIREAAMPILDTVGVLPYAAIGAVHADPVDPMPCHEGQVLLGEFGSEAVDILLAAAGPGSASVQTVVEVRLLGGAMARQAEHSSAFCNRQAAYAVTTIGVPMGPAAELVPAQARALARALQPWSTGGLLPNFAPAADAARMARVYDEDTRHWLATLADRYDPAGVLKTGQAVRFSA, translated from the coding sequence ATGACCCTGGCCGAATCTGTCGACGAGCGCGCGCTGTCGACGCTGCCCGACCACGTCAGCGCCCTGGTGGCGCTGCCCGGCGAGCCCGGCTACGAACGCTGCACACCGTGGAATGTGGCCGTGCCGGTGCGGCCGGCGGCGGTGGTGTTCGCGACCTCGGCGCACCATGTCGCCGAGGCGGTGCGCTTCGCCGCGGCGCACGGTCTGAAGGTGGCGGTGCAGGCGACCGGTCACGGCGCCGTCCCGGTCGGCGAGGACGCGATCCTGGTGCAGACCGGCGCGATGACCGACTGCGTGGTGGATCTGCAGACCCGGGTCGCCCGGGTGGGCGCGGGTGCGCGGTGGCAGCACGTCCTCGACGCCGCCGCCCCGCACGGGCTCGCCCCGCTGTGCGGTTCCTCGCCGTCGGTGGGTGTGGTCGGATTCCTCACCGGCGGTGGGGTCGGCCCGCTGGTCCGCAGTGTCGGCGTGTCCTCGGACTACGTGCGTTCCTTCGATCTGGTGACCGGCACCGGGGAGTTGCTGCATGTGACACCGGAGGCGCATCCCGATCTGTTCTGGGGTCTGCGTGGGGGCAAGTCCACGCTCGGCATCGTCACCGCGATGGAGTTCGAGCTGCTGCCCGTCTCCGAGTTCTACGGCGGTGCCTTGTATTTCGACGGCGTCGATGCTCCTGCGGTGTTGCGTACCTGGCAGGAGTGGAGCCTGAGCCTGCCGGAGACCATCAACACCTCCATTGCCCTCCAGCAGTTGCCGCCGTTGCCGGGGGTCCCCGAGCCGTTGGCCGGCCGGCTCACGGTGGCGGTGCGCTACACCGCGCTGGACGATTTCGCGGAGGGCGCAGCGCTTCTGGCGCCGATCCGGGAGGCGGCGATGCCGATCCTGGACACCGTCGGTGTGCTGCCGTATGCGGCGATCGGTGCGGTGCATGCCGACCCGGTGGATCCGATGCCGTGCCACGAGGGGCAGGTGCTGTTGGGTGAATTCGGTTCCGAGGCAGTCGATATCCTGCTGGCCGCCGCGGGCCCGGGTTCGGCGTCGGTGCAGACAGTCGTGGAGGTGCGGTTGCTCGGCGGTGCGATGGCCCGCCAGGCAGAGCATTCCAGCGCGTTCTGCAACCGCCAGGCCGCCTATGCGGTGACGACCATCGGGGTGCCGATGGGGCCGGCCGCGGAATTGGTGCCGGCACAGGCCCGTGCATTGGCGCGTGCCCTGCAGCCGTGGTCCACCGGCGGTCTGCTGCCCAACTTCGCGCCCGCCGCGGATGCGGCGCGGATGGCGCGGGTGTACGACGAGGACACCCGGCACTGGCTGGCCACGCTGGCCGACCGATATGACCCGGCAGGCGTTCTCAAGACCGGTCAAGCGGTCCGGTTTTCCGCCTAA
- the putP gene encoding sodium/proline symporter PutP: protein MSDSAFQMVAIGLYFALMLAIGFYAFRRTSDLDDYMLGGRKLPPAVAALSAGASDMSGWLLLGVPGAIYASGLVESWIVIGLVIGAWLNWKFVAPRLRAYTEIANNSITVPSFFENRLRDKSHVLRIAAGAIILVFFTFYVSSGMVAGGVFFESSFGSSYLAGMLLVAGVTLCYTLFGGFLGASLTDVAQALLMFAALVTIPVATIIATGGPGEMVNLVQAADAAHNAANAGDEVQRTSLFFGGSFLAIVSAAAWGLGYFGQPHIIVRFMAMRSSADAKAGRRIGISWMILTSVGAITTGFAGLAYFYREGVTLDNPETVFLQLAQVMFHPFVAGIVLAAVLAAIMSTVSSQLIVCSSALVEDIYRAFGKEASQTRLVAYGRVGVLTVAVVAVLLALNPDGTILDLVGFAWAGFGASFGPLILLSLFWRKLTSAGAIAGMIAGAVVVGIWGQTDALSSAMYEIVPGFIACFAFAVAVSLMTAREDDDIQREFSEMAEMAQNTGEPVATARNATIHQ, encoded by the coding sequence ATGTCCGACTCCGCGTTTCAGATGGTGGCGATCGGGTTGTATTTCGCCCTGATGCTCGCGATCGGCTTCTACGCCTTCCGGCGAACCAGTGACCTCGACGACTACATGCTCGGCGGCCGCAAGCTGCCGCCGGCGGTCGCCGCGCTGTCGGCCGGCGCATCGGACATGTCCGGATGGCTGCTGCTCGGTGTCCCCGGCGCCATCTACGCCTCCGGCCTGGTCGAGTCGTGGATCGTGATCGGCCTGGTGATCGGCGCCTGGCTGAACTGGAAGTTCGTCGCACCGCGGCTGCGGGCGTATACCGAGATCGCCAACAACTCGATCACCGTGCCCAGCTTCTTCGAGAACCGGTTGCGGGACAAGTCGCACGTCCTGCGGATCGCCGCCGGCGCGATCATCCTGGTCTTCTTCACGTTCTACGTGTCCTCCGGCATGGTCGCCGGTGGCGTGTTCTTCGAGTCCTCGTTCGGGTCGTCCTATCTTGCCGGCATGCTGCTGGTCGCCGGAGTGACCCTGTGCTACACGCTGTTCGGCGGATTCCTCGGCGCGTCGCTCACCGACGTCGCGCAGGCGCTGTTGATGTTCGCCGCGCTCGTCACGATCCCCGTCGCCACGATCATCGCCACCGGCGGCCCGGGCGAGATGGTCAATCTGGTGCAGGCCGCCGACGCTGCGCACAACGCCGCCAACGCCGGTGACGAAGTTCAGCGCACCTCACTGTTCTTCGGCGGCAGCTTCCTCGCGATCGTGTCGGCGGCGGCCTGGGGGCTGGGCTACTTCGGCCAGCCCCACATCATCGTCCGCTTCATGGCGATGCGCTCCTCGGCGGATGCCAAGGCGGGCCGTCGAATCGGCATCAGCTGGATGATCCTCACCTCGGTTGGGGCGATCACCACGGGGTTCGCGGGCCTGGCGTACTTCTACCGCGAGGGCGTCACATTGGACAACCCCGAGACCGTGTTCCTGCAGCTGGCGCAGGTGATGTTCCATCCCTTCGTCGCCGGCATCGTGCTGGCCGCAGTGCTGGCGGCCATCATGTCGACGGTCTCCTCGCAGCTGATCGTGTGTTCGTCGGCTCTGGTCGAGGACATCTACCGGGCGTTCGGCAAAGAGGCCAGCCAGACGCGGCTGGTCGCCTACGGCAGGGTGGGGGTGCTGACGGTCGCCGTGGTGGCGGTCCTGTTGGCGCTCAACCCGGATGGGACGATCCTCGATCTGGTCGGTTTCGCGTGGGCCGGCTTCGGTGCCTCCTTCGGCCCGCTGATCCTGCTGTCGCTGTTCTGGCGCAAGCTCACCTCCGCCGGGGCGATCGCCGGCATGATCGCCGGCGCCGTGGTGGTGGGCATCTGGGGGCAGACCGATGCGCTGTCCAGCGCCATGTACGAGATCGTGCCCGGCTTCATCGCATGCTTCGCCTTCGCCGTGGCCGTATCGCTCATGACCGCGCGTGAGGACGACGATATCCAGCGCGAGTTCTCCGAGATGGCCGAGATGGCGCAGAACACCGGCGAGCCGGTGGCCACTGCCCGAAACGCCACGATCCACCAGTAG
- a CDS encoding oxygenase MpaB family protein, translating to MTLTGEREILLEDVDFNRRDHPDRPWRPIPPGRDHFADQWRYMRKFMFGEWIDVDKEVEPNDITRLRDDYFWQADEHIIGVVDAFERLGHEQGRALFEQALTQGIDTLTDPPQEYVDFFEHLDNLPSQFDLVAAERGRMLAMSSSRAASTIIQAWAFYETAMTGDISAATGATGRFADDGPRRFIETARVFAEFTLPDIFDRRSVAFQDVVRVRLMHGLVSRGLRRKWGDDLYLKFGEPIPVTSLLGFGSGMLLGRLVDHAFGRKLTRRQLEDLAEYSSYSGRLWGAPERLHSADGVELIKSLNYVLARGGNPSPWRAELVDAIAGPAHIATLTDTLPGWAKKVVATYANQLMASLVLAPAGVVFGYKQIEAMIAGTLFEPLGYNIERRVRDFERIARLNVGLVRVADLLPWSNPISERKKRNGDATRKRIAMLDKIARGKQIPVTYSHHDRSTSGEGFTG from the coding sequence ATGACTCTGACTGGCGAGCGAGAAATCCTGCTCGAGGACGTCGATTTCAATCGACGGGATCATCCCGATCGACCGTGGCGGCCCATCCCGCCGGGCCGTGACCACTTCGCCGACCAGTGGCGGTACATGCGGAAGTTCATGTTCGGTGAGTGGATCGATGTCGACAAAGAGGTCGAACCCAACGACATCACCCGTCTGCGCGACGACTACTTCTGGCAGGCCGACGAGCACATCATCGGCGTGGTCGATGCGTTCGAGCGCCTCGGTCATGAGCAGGGCCGAGCGCTGTTCGAGCAGGCCCTGACCCAGGGCATCGACACGCTGACCGATCCCCCGCAGGAGTACGTCGACTTCTTCGAGCACCTGGACAACCTGCCGAGCCAGTTCGATCTGGTCGCGGCCGAACGGGGCCGGATGCTGGCGATGTCGAGCAGCCGGGCGGCCAGCACCATCATCCAGGCGTGGGCGTTCTACGAGACGGCGATGACCGGCGACATCTCCGCGGCCACCGGTGCCACCGGCCGTTTCGCGGACGACGGTCCGCGCCGCTTCATCGAGACGGCACGGGTGTTCGCGGAGTTCACCTTGCCCGACATCTTCGACCGGCGCTCCGTTGCGTTCCAGGATGTGGTGCGCGTGCGGTTGATGCACGGACTGGTCAGTCGCGGGTTGCGGCGCAAGTGGGGCGACGACCTTTACCTCAAGTTCGGCGAGCCGATCCCGGTGACGTCGCTGCTCGGCTTCGGCAGCGGGATGCTGCTCGGCCGCCTCGTCGACCACGCGTTCGGGCGCAAGCTGACCCGGCGGCAGCTCGAGGATCTCGCCGAGTACTCCTCGTACTCGGGGCGGCTGTGGGGTGCGCCCGAGCGCCTGCACTCCGCCGACGGCGTGGAGTTGATCAAATCGTTGAACTACGTCCTGGCCAGGGGCGGCAACCCGTCGCCCTGGCGGGCCGAACTCGTCGATGCCATCGCGGGTCCTGCCCACATCGCGACGTTGACCGACACGCTGCCCGGCTGGGCCAAGAAGGTGGTGGCCACCTACGCCAACCAGCTCATGGCCAGCCTGGTGCTCGCCCCGGCCGGAGTGGTGTTCGGCTACAAGCAGATCGAGGCCATGATCGCCGGCACGCTGTTCGAGCCGCTGGGCTACAACATCGAGCGCCGGGTGCGCGACTTCGAGCGGATCGCCCGGCTCAACGTCGGCCTCGTCCGGGTGGCCGATCTGCTGCCATGGTCCAACCCGATCAGCGAGCGCAAGAAGCGCAACGGCGACGCGACGCGGAAGCGGATCGCGATGCTGGACAAGATCGCCCGCGGTAAGCAGATCCCGGTGACCTACTCCCACCACGACCGTTCGACCTCGGGAGAGGGTTTCACCGGCTGA
- a CDS encoding NAD(P)/FAD-dependent oxidoreductase, translated as MTEETEVIIVGSRCAGSAAAIALARRGRAVVAVDSAAFPSDTLSTHLFFPHHWAELERLGARERVLDLAPPLHSHGGLGSPGVDVIGRYSPYEGLDHGSCVRRPGLDLALVQTAREAGADVREHTRVTSLLRDGAGRVSGVALRNRQGEQTSITAKLVIGADGRRSTVARLVEAREHHRCENRRMMAYAYYLDAPDARRSLAMQWREGDDLVTVFPCDGGQVVALLMPPVGRAEEFRADAEAAFAAAIDRVPAFAERLTGCTRQSRVYTSVSHPSYFRHSHGPGWALAGDAGHFKDPVTAQGIRDALRFGRLLGEAAAPHLDDPAALDAALAGWEADRDAQCLPMYQWANGLGLAETISPIEYTAYRWFADDPARATELLDVFSRRREPTRVFTPARLLHWVATAARDPRVQNRELWRTLRRDLGREAARAYQAAMFTRRRAASARDVPTCAGTS; from the coding sequence ATGACCGAAGAAACCGAAGTGATCATCGTGGGCAGTCGGTGCGCCGGATCGGCGGCCGCGATCGCCCTGGCGCGCCGCGGCCGCGCCGTCGTCGCGGTCGACAGCGCCGCGTTCCCGTCCGACACGTTGTCCACCCACCTGTTCTTCCCCCACCACTGGGCCGAGCTGGAGCGGTTGGGCGCCCGCGAGCGGGTACTCGACCTGGCCCCACCGCTGCACAGCCACGGCGGGTTGGGCTCCCCCGGGGTTGACGTGATCGGGCGCTACAGCCCGTATGAGGGCTTGGATCACGGGTCTTGCGTCCGCCGTCCCGGACTGGACCTCGCGCTGGTCCAAACGGCCCGCGAGGCCGGCGCGGACGTGCGGGAACACACCCGGGTGACCAGCCTGCTGCGCGATGGGGCCGGCCGGGTCAGCGGCGTTGCGCTGCGCAACCGACAGGGTGAGCAGACCAGCATCACCGCCAAACTTGTGATCGGTGCCGACGGTCGGCGCTCCACGGTTGCCCGCCTGGTCGAGGCCCGTGAGCACCACCGCTGCGAGAACCGGCGGATGATGGCGTACGCCTACTACCTCGACGCCCCGGACGCCCGCCGCAGCCTCGCCATGCAGTGGCGCGAGGGCGACGACCTGGTGACGGTATTCCCCTGTGACGGTGGACAAGTCGTCGCGCTGCTGATGCCGCCCGTCGGCCGCGCCGAGGAGTTCCGGGCCGACGCCGAGGCCGCCTTCGCCGCGGCCATCGACCGCGTGCCCGCGTTCGCCGAACGCCTCACCGGTTGCACCCGGCAGAGCCGGGTGTACACCTCGGTCTCCCACCCGTCCTACTTCCGGCATTCCCACGGCCCGGGCTGGGCACTGGCCGGGGACGCCGGGCACTTCAAGGACCCGGTGACCGCCCAGGGCATCCGGGATGCCCTGCGGTTCGGCCGGCTGCTCGGCGAGGCGGCCGCACCACATCTCGACGATCCCGCCGCACTCGACGCGGCACTGGCCGGCTGGGAAGCCGACCGTGACGCCCAGTGTCTGCCGATGTACCAGTGGGCCAACGGGTTAGGCCTGGCCGAGACCATCTCCCCGATCGAATACACCGCCTACCGCTGGTTCGCCGACGATCCGGCCCGGGCCACCGAGTTGCTCGACGTGTTCAGCCGGCGCCGCGAGCCGACCCGGGTGTTCACCCCGGCGCGCCTGTTGCACTGGGTGGCCACCGCCGCGCGTGACCCTCGGGTGCAGAACCGGGAACTGTGGCGGACGCTGCGCCGCGATCTCGGGCGCGAGGCCGCCCGGGCATACCAGGCCGCGATGTTCACCCGGCGGCGGGCCGCCTCCGCCCGAGACGTGCCGACGTGTGCCGGCACGAGTTAG
- a CDS encoding TetR/AcrR family transcriptional regulator — MSTQAARADRRRARTRGQILDAAEVVFSRHGFDGARIEVIAEDADVSVGTIYTHFDGKRGVYLHLVDRALELFGEYMARAEDPALSPLQRVLAGGDAYLRFHLDHPGAFQFLAYRSPGSVPLSADADVEARIRDRVGVLLERFAAQIDEAIAAGEARPVDSSRLTRYLWGAWNGVIALGLQPDGLRISDEEIAETLELARWLLREGLAGSALRDANGEVGERVPLPRIG; from the coding sequence ATGTCGACCCAAGCCGCGCGCGCGGACCGTCGGCGGGCCCGGACCCGTGGTCAGATCCTGGACGCCGCCGAAGTCGTCTTCAGCCGGCACGGTTTCGACGGTGCCCGCATCGAAGTCATCGCCGAGGACGCCGACGTGTCCGTCGGCACCATCTACACCCACTTCGACGGCAAGCGCGGGGTGTATCTGCACCTGGTGGACCGGGCGCTGGAGCTCTTCGGCGAATACATGGCCCGCGCCGAAGACCCGGCGCTGAGCCCCCTGCAGCGGGTGCTGGCCGGCGGCGATGCCTACCTGCGTTTTCATCTCGACCACCCGGGGGCCTTCCAGTTCCTGGCCTACCGCAGCCCGGGCTCGGTGCCGTTGTCGGCGGACGCGGACGTCGAGGCCCGCATCCGGGATCGGGTGGGAGTCCTGTTGGAGCGGTTCGCCGCCCAGATCGACGAGGCCATCGCCGCGGGGGAGGCCCGCCCGGTGGATTCGAGTCGGTTGACCCGCTACCTGTGGGGCGCGTGGAACGGGGTGATCGCACTCGGCCTGCAGCCCGACGGCCTGCGGATCTCCGATGAGGAGATCGCCGAGACCCTGGAGCTGGCCCGCTGGTTGCTGCGCGAGGGGCTCGCCGGATCGGCGCTGCGCGACGCGAACGGTGAAGTGGGGGAGCGGGTCCCGCTACCGCGGATCGGGTGA
- a CDS encoding aldose 1-epimerase family protein has translation MTDRVESLLGSQYELALRAGARSVHAVITEVGAAIRQLCVDGVAITHTFDEHHVPPFFCGAVLVPWPNRVRDGRWVHEGCTHQLEVNDRLRGNALHGLLCDVPYRVVARSGSSITLGAQVMPRPGYPFHLDTEVCYRLTPDGLAVTHTVRNIGSTRAPVAIGAHPFPTIGGVPGDSLRLTVNALQHIDTDHRLIPIGLRTVPGTDWDLRGGRLVADLNLDDTWTDLCPTGGGSVHSLRAPDGRTVSLWADAGFGFVHVFITREFPRAGELVTAVALEPMTAPANALNTGDGLRWLAPAQDTVSSWAIRYDDGAGVRG, from the coding sequence GTGACTGACCGCGTGGAGAGTCTGCTGGGATCGCAGTACGAGCTCGCCCTGCGGGCGGGCGCACGATCGGTGCACGCGGTCATCACCGAGGTGGGCGCCGCGATCCGGCAACTCTGCGTCGACGGCGTGGCGATCACCCACACCTTCGACGAGCACCATGTCCCGCCCTTCTTCTGCGGTGCGGTGCTGGTGCCGTGGCCGAATCGGGTTCGCGATGGCCGGTGGGTGCATGAGGGGTGCACCCACCAGCTGGAGGTCAACGATCGGTTGCGCGGCAACGCATTACACGGTCTGCTGTGCGATGTCCCGTACCGGGTGGTGGCACGGTCCGGATCGTCGATCACGCTCGGGGCGCAGGTGATGCCGCGGCCCGGCTATCCGTTCCATCTCGACACCGAGGTCTGCTACCGGCTGACGCCCGACGGCCTGGCGGTGACGCACACCGTGCGCAACATCGGGTCGACGCGTGCCCCGGTGGCCATCGGCGCACATCCGTTTCCGACCATCGGCGGTGTGCCGGGTGATTCCCTGCGGCTCACCGTGAATGCCCTGCAGCACATCGACACCGACCACCGCCTCATCCCGATCGGCCTGCGCACCGTGCCGGGTACCGATTGGGATCTGCGTGGTGGACGACTCGTCGCCGACCTGAACCTCGATGACACCTGGACCGACCTGTGCCCGACAGGCGGCGGGAGCGTGCACAGCCTGCGCGCCCCGGACGGCCGCACCGTCTCGCTCTGGGCCGACGCAGGTTTCGGCTTCGTCCACGTGTTCATCACCCGAGAATTCCCCCGTGCCGGAGAACTCGTGACCGCCGTGGCCCTGGAACCGATGACCGCTCCGGCCAACGCGCTCAACACCGGGGACGGTCTGCGCTGGCTCGCGCCGGCACAGGACACGGTTTCCTCGTGGGCGATCCGGTACGACGATGGCGCCGGCGTTCGGGGATGA